A single Oryctolagus cuniculus chromosome 18, mOryCun1.1, whole genome shotgun sequence DNA region contains:
- the LOC138846759 gene encoding vomeronasal type-2 receptor 116-like, which translates to MPALTPVASSRQGSHLPRTRLQPKSYQYLLAFIFAIEEVNRNPHLLPNVSLGFDLYSAIHSEWKTLESTLTWLSAVGKAIPNYTCVRKSKSVAVITGNTGAISAQIGTLLELYKFPQLNSFLKNIKFDNSVGDEVNLDQERVSRKDYDILNYWNFPQGLHLQVKVGKFSPRAPHGHRLSISEEMIEWNVEFKEIPRSVCSESCGPGFRKTHQEGQAACCFDSTPCPENEISNETDVEQCVHCLDDQYPNPARDRCLPKVVVFLAYEDPLGAALAGVALGFSVLTALVLGVFVKHRNTPLVKANNRNLSYTLLASLCLCFLCSLLFLGHPNTATCILQQTMFAIVFTVAVSTILAKTITVVLAFKATAPRKRMRQWLVSGAPNSVIPICSLLQVMLCGIWLGTCPPFIDTDTHAEPQRLLVLCNKGSATLFYLVLGYLGSLALGSFSVAFLARSLPDTFNEAKYLTFSMLVFCSVWVTFIPVYHSTKGKVMVAVEVFSILASSAGLLGCIFAPKCYILLVQPNRNVLQGTKEKARSRGP; encoded by the exons atgccagcactgactcctgtggccagcagcaggcaggggagcCATCTTCCCAGAACAAG GTTACAACCTAAAAGTTACCAGTATCTTCTGGCCTTTATATTTGCCATTGAAGAGGTCAACAGGAACCCACACCTGTTACCCAACGTGTCCCTTGGATTTGATCTCTACAGTGCCATccatagtgaatggaagaccctgGAGAGCACCCTGACCTGGTTGTCTGCAGTGGGCAAGGCCATTCCTAATTACACCTGTGTGAGGAAGAGCAAGTCTGTGGCAGTCATTACAGGAAACACAGGGGCGATTTCAGCACAGATAGGGACGCTGTTGGAACTCTACAAATTCCCTCAG cttAACTCCTTTCTGAAGAACATCAAATTTGACAACAGTGTTGGTGATGAAGTGAATCTGGATCAGGAACGAGTTTCTAGGAAAGACTATGACATTCTCAACTACTGGAATTTCCCTCAAGGCCTTCACCTCCAGGTGAAGGTTGGAAAGTTTTCACCACGGGCTCCACATGGTCACCGTCTTTCCATATCTGAGGAGATGATAGAGTGGAATGTGGAGTTTAAAGAG ATTCCCCGTTCTGTGTGCAGTgagagctgtggcccaggattcaGGAAAACCCATCAGGAGGGACAAGCTGCCTGTTGCTTCGACAGTACCCCTTGTCCAGAGAATGAGATTTCTAATGAGACAG ATGTGGAGCAGTGTGTGCACTGTCTAGATGACCAGTACCCAAATCCTGCACGAGATCGGTGCCTGCCCAAGGTCGTGGTGTTCCTGGCCTATGAAGACCCGTTAGGAGCAGCACTGGCCGGGgtggctcttggcttctctgTGCTCACTGCTCTGGTACTTGGGGTGTTTGTGAAGCACAGAAACACTCCCCTAGTCAAGGCCAATAACCGCAACCTCAGCTACACCCTGCTCGCCTCCCTGTgtctgtgcttcctctgctccctgcttTTCCTTGGCCatcccaacacagccacctgcatCCTCCAGCAGACCATGTTTGCCATCGTGTTCACAGTGGCTGTGTCCACCATCTTGGCTAAAACCATCACCGTGGTCCTGGCTTTCAAGGCCACAGCACCAAGGAAGAGGATGAGGCAGTGGTTGGTGTCAGGTGCACCCAACTCTgtcattcccatctgctccctccTCCAAGTGATGCTCTGTGGAATCTGGCTGGGAACGTGTCCTCCCTTCattgacacagacacacatgctgaGCCTCAGCGGCTCCTGGTTCTGTGCAACAAGGGCTCTGCCACTCTCTTCTACCTCGTGCTGGGATACCTGGGGTCCCTGGCTCTGGGCAGCTTCTCAGTGGCTTTCTTGGCCAGGAGTCTGCCTGATACGTTCAATGAAGCCAAATACTTgacgttcagcatgctggtgttctgcagtgtgtGGGTGACCTTCATTCCTGTGTATCatagcaccaaggggaaggtcatggtggctgtggaggtcttctccatcttggcctccagtgcgggactcctgggctgcatctttgccCCCAAGTGCTACATCCTTCTGGTGCAGCCAAACAGGAATGTTTTACAAGGAACAAAGGAGAAAGCAAGGTCTAGGGGACCATAA